The following proteins come from a genomic window of Paucimonas lemoignei:
- the yhhW_3 gene encoding pirin family protein, protein MLIIKPRAEDVEGQPILRPLPSAKCRSVGPFVFFDHMLETDYAPGNGIDIRQHPHIGLSTLTYLFEGRLLHRDSLGSDQLVSPGEVSWMTSGAAIAHIERTPEDLMSSGSRMHGLQVWLASPMSHERGEGHYSHHPAQSLPSSDLLGIHIRMIAGNGFCLTSPVPVLSPTIYAELRLQTATTLLIPDEHQERALYVLEGEASIEGEPVEPRTLVVLEPGQEVSLCAESECHAVLIGGAPLDGPRRMNWNFVASDPALIEQARTRWAAGDWPTVPGEIGRIELP, encoded by the coding sequence ATGCTCATCATCAAACCCCGAGCCGAAGATGTGGAAGGCCAGCCAATCCTGCGCCCGCTGCCTTCGGCCAAATGCCGCAGTGTCGGCCCCTTCGTGTTCTTCGATCACATGCTGGAAACCGACTACGCGCCGGGCAATGGCATCGACATCCGCCAGCATCCACATATTGGCCTGTCGACCCTGACTTATCTTTTTGAAGGCCGGCTATTGCACCGCGACAGCCTGGGCAGCGACCAATTGGTGAGCCCTGGCGAAGTGAGCTGGATGACCTCCGGCGCCGCCATCGCGCATATCGAGCGCACCCCTGAAGACCTGATGAGCAGCGGTTCGCGCATGCACGGCTTGCAGGTCTGGCTGGCTTCGCCCATGAGTCATGAACGGGGTGAAGGCCATTACAGCCACCACCCGGCGCAAAGCCTGCCGTCAAGCGACCTCCTGGGCATTCATATCCGGATGATTGCGGGCAACGGCTTCTGCCTGACGTCGCCAGTGCCGGTCCTGTCGCCGACGATCTACGCCGAACTGCGCCTGCAGACGGCCACCACCCTGCTCATCCCCGACGAACATCAGGAACGCGCGTTGTACGTACTGGAAGGTGAGGCCTCGATAGAGGGCGAGCCCGTTGAGCCTCGCACGCTGGTGGTGCTGGAGCCGGGTCAGGAAGTGAGTCTTTGCGCCGAAAGCGAGTGCCATGCGGTTCTGATCGGCGGCGCGCCACTGGATGGCCCAAGGCGCATGAACTGGAATTTCGTCGCCAGCGATCCGGCGCTGATCGAACAAGCCAGAACCCGCTGGGCAGCAGGAGATTGGCCGACCGTGCCAGGGGAAATTGGCAGGATTGAATTGCCTTGA